ataaataaataaaatagtaagaaagctacagtcaagggtgctcgactgtgagatactcgcaaCCCATTTTGAGTACGAGAAAAAcagcggtattattcttaaaatatacaaaaaaaaaagcaaaaattctaaaactaTACCAACGGctatatctggtatattagtatagtactgcattcaaaatataccatatagtgcaCAAAATAACAGATTGTTAGCagaagcaactaagacccgtaaCAAATAGGCCCATGCCCATGCATAAGTATTACTTCAacaacttctacaatttttgtgtgatttgatttgattgcaaattttcaggaatcataaaaattatagttattatattagCTTCAAATTTACGATTATCGATTTAAGAGGGCAGAAGTCGACGAGGCAAACAAATTACATGACTATCTCTTATAGTTCATactgacggacagacagacgggcaTGTCTAACATATATTGCCTCTATATTGTTGACGGTGatcatgaatatatgtatatactttatagagtcggagatgcctccttctgcatAGATATATTTCCTAGaggcacaaatttataatttccttttaccctatgggtggcgggtataaaaaaattcCTTAGAATGGTAAAAATATATGGCAATATTTTATGAGGGTAAAAAGCAGTCCTCACTTTGAGCAATTGAAACCGTATAAGGCCTCCACTAGGTACAGTTGCGCAGTTTCTATCGATATCCGACAGCAAATGGCGATATTGACAGGTAGGCAAAATGCGGCAGCTACCATAAAGCAACATCACAGGACACAGCACAGCCTGGCGAGCCATCAAGGACTCCTCGCGGTTTGTCAGCAGCTGTGAGTGCGCCTTGGCAAGCTGTTCGTCTATCGGTTGACTATGATGTTGCATAAACTCAAGCAGTTGTGGCAACGATTGTTCGTGCTGTCTATCGAGCAACACAAGCGATCTCAGCTGCTGATCGGACTCAACTGGCAGCAAGGCATTGCGTATTTCTCCCTTGTAGACTGCAAAACGCTTACGAAACTGACTCCAAGTGGGTGGCATGTTAAAGTGCACAACACTCTGGGCGTTCTCCACTTGCAACTCGGGTGCATGCGCCTGCAGCAATAATATTTTACCAGCGTGCTGAAAAAGGCAGGATAATATTAggtttcatttaattgaagaGTTTTGCTTGCTGACCTTCCGCTGCCACTGCTCAATGCGTTGTTTATCCTGGCGACCGCGATGCAGCAAAACGTCGTAACTGGACAATTGCTTCTTTAACTCCAAGAAGTCTTCATGTCGGGCACAATAAATCAAAGTGCGCTGATGCTGAGGTGAATGTGTTTGCAAGTATGCCAACAATTGCTGAAGCTGCTCCTCGAAGCTGTTGCCCATTTGCACTTGCCACGAGCAACCACCATAAGCTGCAGCTTCCAAAAGATCCTtgaacagcaacaatggcTGCTTGGCGTGCCGCAAAAGCTGCTCCATTTCCTCCGCTAACCAAAGTCGAGTGGTAACCACGATTTGCGTCGATGGACACAGTTTATAAAGCGTCAATTTGAGAGCTTGAAAGAAGCTGCCGCCATAGGCAAGCAGCCTCTCTAGTTCATCGAAGACCAAGCATCCAATGGGAGCTGATCTGAATTGCTGCTCTGACTGCATTGCGCCCAGCTGCTTTGTGGTAGCCAAAAGCAATCCATGTCCCCTGGCTAGCATCTCCGTTGCCTGTTGATTTGTTGTGCAGCAAGTTGCAAATTCTCGACTGTCCAGCTCAACTGAAACTTGATGTTGCAGCTCTAGCAATCGCTTGCGAGTCGCCACGAGTAGAATTGTAATGAATTGATTTCCCTTTTCTCTTACGTGCTGACAAAGCGGCTGCACATAATCATCCAAATTACGCTTGGCGGAGTCAATTAAGAGTACTGAATTTCCCCCGATTATTTGTGAACTTAGGACATCGTGCTCTGACTCCTTGGCTGACTGTTGGCGATGCACAAGGCAATCCATCTGGAAGGCAACAAGTTAATCCTTCTGTGTAAATGTGCGTTTTATtcgtttataaatttaatgttgatTTTGTTAAGACTAAGGCTACATTTCTCGCTTCAGTTTCTCTCGCATTCTATAAGCTAATTTCTAGTCTAACAGTTTCTTTTTCGACTTGGGAGTCGAAATAGTTCGCAACGAGACGCGACGCGGCGTCTTTGCGTTTGGCGTTGTCGGTTTTGGCGAAGCACCAactgaagttgcagttgcagctgctgttgcagttgctgtgaTTGTGGGTGCTGCTTTAACTGGCGTGCCCTCTTGTGTGTCCTCATAAACCAAGCGAATGTCCTCAGTGCGTTCGCAAGTCGCCTCGTTAATAGTCAATTGCGGCTCCTCTGAAGATTTTGTCTCCTTTTTGCTTGGCGCTGCCTCATTCTCATCAGGCAAAGGTGTCACATCCTCCTCCAATGGCCAGGCATCCATGGCTTCTTCAACGACGACGGGCGCATTTACTGCAGGTCCATCGACGAGCACACGTGGCGTCCGGCGCACAGCAATGGGTGTGGCATGTCGGGCGGGCAGTGATTTGGGCGTTAAcgtattgctattgctgctccCAGGCGTGCGCGGCTGGCGACGCACCTGAATGGGCGTCACTGGCCTGGACTGCTTCTCCGGCAGCTCGAATTTCTCATCGGAGCTGATGATCTGTCTGTCGAGCACCGCCTCAATGGGTTTGGGCAGGAGGCCATACTGCAGCTTGGGCTTGCTTTGCACTGGCTCCACTGAGTCGCTGATTTCGCTGGCCTTGCGCTTGATCGCAATGGGCTTTGTCTCGCTCACAGAGGGCGTGGAATCGGCAACTTTACGCGGCGAACGGCGTGTTGCAATCGGCGTTGGCTCGGCGACTTTACGCGGCGATCGGCGTGTTGCAATCGGCTGCGGCTCCGCGACTTTACGCGGCGACCGTCTAAAGGCAATGGGCGTGGGTTTCACCTTCTTTTCAGTTGATTCAGCTGGCTTGGGGCTGTTCGCGGAGGTGGCAGAGCTGCTGCTTTGCAAGGACGAATCATTGTCGGCATCCACATCAGTCTCAGCGCTGTCCTTGTCCTTAAGCGGGCTCCTCTCCAGTTTGCTATCAATGATATTGGGCTTGCCCTTCTCCTGCAACGGTCGACGTACAGTTGACTCATCTGTGGACGGCTTTCGCCTTTGCTTCTTGATCTTGCGACTGCGTTGTGGTGCATTATCTATCGACATGGTGACAGCGCACAGCACTGCATCCATATCCTCATAGCGTTCGCCCAGCTCAGTCTCGTCAAAGCTGATCAGCGAACAGAAGCCATCAGTGCTGGACACAATCAAGGTGTTGCCATCATTTGACCACGTCAAATCCGTCAGTCGTGTATAATGAATGTTGGACACAATGGCAAACGGCACCGGCTGCTGTGTGTCGAAGAAGAACACCGAATTCTTGGTGGCCACCGCATAAATCATGCGATACGGCAGCGTTATAATTGGCAAATTCTTCTCGGCATTGAAGGGACGCAAGCGATACAGCACAGGCGAACAACGCACGGCGACAGTGTACTCATTGGGGAAGGGCAGCACAAAGGCGGGCTTGCTCAGATCGTAGCGACTGTAGCCATAGGTGGTATGCGAAGGCTTCAACACGCCATCGTAGTCGGTGACACCAGCAGGCGTCAGCAGCAGTTTGGCATCGGGTGTGAAGCAAATGCGCCGAAAGAACGTCTGCAGGGTGCCATCGTGATAGAGACGCACATTGCGGCCATGCAATTCATGTCCCTCCTTCACAGGGAGCGTAGTCTTACTCACACGATGCAGACAGCGTCGTGTGCTTACATCGAAGATGCGTAGATTTCTGCAAATGCATATGAAATTgtcaaaaaaccaaacaacaatTGTAAGCATAAAAATCAACTTTACCTATCTGTGCTCATGGTGGCCAAGTACTGATTTGCCGGATCCCAAGCCACACCCTGCACATATCCCTTGTGATCGTCCAGTATGGCCAGCGACTTGCCCTTGTGCACATCCCACAACATGGCCGTGTTGTCCACCGATCCTGTCAGCAGAAATTGCGAGTTTGGCGCCCAGCACAAGTCGTAAACATCCTCGCGATGACCCCGCAATACCTTTTGTGGCCTCCACATCTCGCGGTTCAGTTCGCTATTACCTTCGGAGTCGATAAAATTTGGCACATCGTTTTCCGCCTTCTGCACCCATAAGAAGATCACACTGTCGTCATCACCAGAAGCTAAGAGTTCTCCATTGGGTGACCATCGCACAGTGTTCACAGCTCGCTGATGCTTCGTCAAATCCGCCGCCAATTCCAATACCATGTCCTCACCTCCGCTTCCACCCTCGCCCTCCACAGTTCGGTTCAAATACCAAATGAGAACATGGGTGTCGGTGCCACCGGACGCAAGACGACACATTGCGTTAGGTGGCAAGGAGCCGGATTTGGGTTGTATATCCACACTTAACACTGGGTCGCGGTTATGCCACGAAATTTCGGGTATTTTGCACTTCATTCTGGGACTATTACAATTAacttactatattttattttgccgAGAGAATGCCGACTTCGCGCCCAAAACTCAGACAGCGATGTGAGCTATTTAATAGCTATCAGCGATATTTCGCAAACGTAGCTATCGATTATTTATGTTGCTGCTTGCAACACTGGTTTTGATACATCGCGTAATAGTTAACGCAGCCAACTTACTGTTTTCGAACTCGAAATTCACTGTTCGGCTGTCAAAATGGTAAACAAACACAATGCGCTCTGctatttttgtgcattttaattaaatttgttttattttagtcAGTAACACTGCATACCGACGTGGGCGACATTAAAATCGAACTGTTTGTCGAGTCGTGCCCCAAGGCATGCGAAAACTTTCTGGCCTTGTGCGCAAGTGACTATTacagtggttgttgttttatcAGGAACATCAAGGGATTCATTGTGCAAACCGGCGATCCCACAAACACAGGCAAAAATGGACAATCTATTTGGGGTACAAAGTTCGATGACGAGTTTAAGGAGACAATAAAGGTAAGTAACAAaagttaaacatttaaatcaattcaaataaacGTTTCCCATTATAGCACACAGATCGCGGAATGGTCTCTATGGCGAACAATGGACCCAATGCAAATGCCAGCCAGTTCTTCATCACCTACGCGGCACAGCCAAATCTGGACTTAAAATACACACTATTTGGTCGTGTAATCGATGGCTTTGATGCACTAGATGAACTCGAAAAGTTGCCCGTTAATCCCAAAAACTATCGTCCGCATGTAGACAAGAAGATCAATGGAGTTACGATTCATGCGAATCCTTTGGCTGCGtgataaataacaaatattcaacTTGATGCtgtatacatactatatttttcttttgctactACTTAAGTTTACATaaacattgttgttttttgtatcATTTACATACTAATTAATTGAGAAACAGCAAATTGTGCAAAAGTTGCTAAAACTAGGTCTTACAATCAGCAAAGTTGTCAAtcatttagtttagtttagttatgtatataaaattgcattgctTGGTTTCGCATGAATTTTGATTTAGCATTTACAACTTTTTCGAACACTTTTGCACTTAAATGGAGAACCTTAAGAGTAGAGAATATGCATGATGATTTTTGTAAAAACGAATAACtagaaaagtaaaaacaaatgctAACACGAATCTCGCAAGAGTTTCACTACAAATAGGACTATGGATTATGTGGATTTGCCATTTGTGATTGTCTTGGCGGGTTTCGGATGATCCTTCATGTACTGCTCAAATATCGAACGAATATCCGCCAAAGCCTTGCAAATGTGTTCCGAAAATCGATGGACATCCTgtaatgaatacaaaattagCTCACGTCGCTTTATAGACCAATTTCTTGATGGACTTACGGTTTGCGGACACGTGGTCTTCGCAGAGATATGGAAGAAAATTAGATTTTCACCAGCAATGATGTAGGAAACACCATAaccatcatcagcaacagggCCAAAACCGCCGCCAGCACTGATGCAATTCGGATGCTTCTTTAAATCCATTTTAGGCGTTTGGCCGTGAGGTGTTTGACTAGTGGACAGACGCCAGGGCTCACTGAGCACCTCGTTGAGGAAGGGCGAGTCGACTTCCAGGTACTTGGACACCACATACAAACAGAACAGATGGCGATCGATGCCGTTACCACACATGGCATCCTGATAGCCCAACTGATGGCGGTCGCAGGCATCCTGTAGCAACTTCACACGATGATCATTCTGCAATGTCAAAGGGAATTAATAAACATGATATTTACCGCCATATTCGATTGTACTCACCGTTGTGTTGGGGTCTTGCATAGCCTTAACCCATGCAGATGACTCAATGGTGCAGGGACGGACTGTTTCAGTGCGTCCTTCGCGGAACAGACGTGTCATGGAGGCTTCATACGTTAGCGAGAAGCGGCCAGCATCGCGATAGTAGGCCAACTGCAGAGCCATCTGAATGTAAGCATCTGGCGATAGACGGCACTTCTTCATGAATCCCTTGCCGTACTCTTGGTGCACCAAGATGCGCAGATCGACCTCGTTGCACAGCTTCGTGGCACAGATGGTTGCCTCCTCGATCTGTGGCAGACATGGTTTCAGATCCCAGTTAAGACGCGTTGGCGTTGGGGGCTGGAACTCTGGTGTACCTTTTGTATTGCCCGTCTCGTCATATCTAACAGAAGAAGAGTGGCAGATAAAAGCGCGATTAATAGAGCGTTATGTGCAAATGTTTGGAACACAGAGAAGCAATGTTAGTTGGTTGGTTAgtttaaactttaaagtaaGTTGTGTTAGTCATGAAATGAATTTAGAAATTTAGTTAA
This is a stretch of genomic DNA from Drosophila albomicans strain 15112-1751.03 chromosome 3, ASM965048v2, whole genome shotgun sequence. It encodes these proteins:
- the LOC117569149 gene encoding putative ATP-dependent RNA helicase BoYb, yielding MDCLVHRQQSAKESEHDVLSSQIIGGNSVLLIDSAKRNLDDYVQPLCQHVREKGNQFITILLVATRKRLLELQHQVSVELDSREFATCCTTNQQATEMLARGHGLLLATTKQLGAMQSEQQFRSAPIGCLVFDELERLLAYGGSFFQALKLTLYKLCPSTQIVVTTRLWLAEEMEQLLRHAKQPLLLFKDLLEAAAYGGCSWQVQMGNSFEEQLQQLLAYLQTHSPQHQRTLIYCARHEDFLELKKQLSSYDVLLHRGRQDKQRIEQWQRKHAGKILLLQAHAPELQVENAQSVVHFNMPPTWSQFRKRFAVYKGEIRNALLPVESDQQLRSLVLLDRQHEQSLPQLLEFMQHHSQPIDEQLAKAHSQLLTNREESLMARQAVLCPVMLLYGSCRILPTCQYRHLLSDIDRNCATVPSGGLIRFQLLKICTPSHFAARLVSQRASTKCHWQSLSMQQRYAELQQQLRSHFATTEHRVAVSDVQLQQICVRQMTDSFERVCVTFVPNSSAPDTTVRVKHLDLSTVIHHAKLSELFICPLELQQVQPLALDVRLSGVVPYNGEEIWQSSDNVLISDLLHPGGIYEVHVDYALSQTIFVSCLQLNAQDYAEQLQIRQLGLLDESVKKRLSELIHDKEG
- the LOC117569152 gene encoding peptidyl-prolyl cis-trans isomerase-like 3, with protein sequence MSVTLHTDVGDIKIELFVESCPKACENFLALCASDYYSGCCFIRNIKGFIVQTGDPTNTGKNGQSIWGTKFDDEFKETIKHTDRGMVSMANNGPNANASQFFITYAAQPNLDLKYTLFGRVIDGFDALDELEKLPVNPKNYRPHVDKKINGVTIHANPLAA
- the LOC117569148 gene encoding chromatin assembly factor 1 subunit B — translated: MKCKIPEISWHNRDPVLSVDIQPKSGSLPPNAMCRLASGGTDTHVLIWYLNRTVEGEGGSGGEDMVLELAADLTKHQRAVNTVRWSPNGELLASGDDDSVIFLWVQKAENDVPNFIDSEGNSELNREMWRPQKVLRGHREDVYDLCWAPNSQFLLTGSVDNTAMLWDVHKGKSLAILDDHKGYVQGVAWDPANQYLATMSTDRNLRIFDVSTRRCLHRVSKTTLPVKEGHELHGRNVRLYHDGTLQTFFRRICFTPDAKLLLTPAGVTDYDGVLKPSHTTYGYSRYDLSKPAFVLPFPNEYTVAVRCSPVLYRLRPFNAEKNLPIITLPYRMIYAVATKNSVFFFDTQQPVPFAIVSNIHYTRLTDLTWSNDGNTLIVSSTDGFCSLISFDETELGERYEDMDAVLCAVTMSIDNAPQRSRKIKKQRRKPSTDESTVRRPLQEKGKPNIIDSKLERSPLKDKDSAETDVDADNDSSLQSSSSATSANSPKPAESTEKKVKPTPIAFRRSPRKVAEPQPIATRRSPRKVAEPTPIATRRSPRKVADSTPSVSETKPIAIKRKASEISDSVEPVQSKPKLQYGLLPKPIEAVLDRQIISSDEKFELPEKQSRPVTPIQVRRQPRTPGSSNSNTLTPKSLPARHATPIAVRRTPRVLVDGPAVNAPVVVEEAMDAWPLEEDVTPLPDENEAAPSKKETKSSEEPQLTINEATCERTEDIRLVYEDTQEGTPVKAAPTITATATAAATATSVGASPKPTTPNAKTPRRVSLRTISTPKSKKKLLD